The bacterium genome has a segment encoding these proteins:
- the pdxT gene encoding pyridoxal 5'-phosphate synthase glutaminase subunit PdxT, giving the protein MQGAFAEHMRALERCGAKARLVRSAEDLEGLDGIVLPGGESTTMTMLMERMGLLAPLRAAIAGGLATLATCAGMIVLAREVSDGMAGQKSLGLLDIGVRRNGYGRQVESFEAALDVAGLGTKAFPGVFIRAPLVESTGRAEVMATHGGHPVAVRQGRIVALCFHPELTGDLRLHREFVRLASSPT; this is encoded by the coding sequence ATGCAGGGTGCCTTTGCTGAGCACATGCGCGCGCTCGAGCGATGCGGGGCGAAGGCCCGCCTCGTGCGCTCGGCTGAAGACCTGGAGGGCCTGGACGGGATTGTGCTCCCGGGCGGTGAGAGCACGACCATGACCATGCTCATGGAGCGGATGGGCCTCCTGGCGCCGCTGCGGGCCGCCATCGCCGGCGGCCTGGCGACTCTGGCCACATGCGCGGGGATGATCGTGCTGGCGCGCGAGGTCTCGGACGGCATGGCCGGCCAAAAGAGCCTGGGGCTTCTGGACATCGGCGTCCGGCGCAACGGTTATGGGCGCCAGGTGGAAAGCTTCGAAGCCGCGCTCGATGTCGCGGGCCTGGGCACCAAGGCGTTCCCGGGCGTCTTCATCCGCGCGCCGCTCGTCGAGTCGACGGGCAGGGCGGAGGTGATGGCCACGCACGGCGGACACCCGGTCGCCGTCCGGCAGGGTCGCATCGTCGCCCTGTGCTTCCATCCCGAGCTCACCGGCGACCTCCGCCTGCACCGCGAGTTCGTGCGCCTGGCTTCATCGCCCACGTGA